A stretch of DNA from Bactrocera neohumeralis isolate Rockhampton chromosome 6, APGP_CSIRO_Bneo_wtdbg2-racon-allhic-juicebox.fasta_v2, whole genome shotgun sequence:
CAAGCATGgttctaaccacctctttgcttGCTCATGTAACCAACACTAACAGGGCGTAAGTGGTATAGACCGAATGGtccttaaaatataaaatctgacgactgagacgtagtcgcagtaaacattaaattacaaaatataaagaatgttttttcgattCACAATAAACATCCCCCATTAAATTGGAAGTTTCTAAGTTTTTTTAAGTAGTGAACCTCGAAATAGAAGAACTAAGTGGTTGTAATAATTGTGCGTCAACAAATTTTAAGATTCTTTAAAATCGTCAATATTAAACAGTTTGAAAAAGTGAGTCAACgcctgaaatatttaaattatataatttctcGAGGAACATAAAAACTAATTCAATTCTAATTCTAAACGTAATTTAAATTCTAATGAACGTTTTCTTGAATTCAATCAGTGCTGCCATTCATGAAAGCTGTGCTGCCAAACTATGAAAATATGTAGTATTCCGGTGTATAATTAAGCAGCGGCTGAAGATCAACTCTTAGTAGAACGCTCTGAAACATTTCTTCGCGTAAAGTAGAACTTAATGCTGTCTGCTTTAAATTGTTCAAAGCATATTACAGTTTTTCAATATCGTTCTAAAACAAAGAAGTGTACATCGACCGTAGTTTACGTCATACTCGTTAACttttattaaactatttttaatctGGTTATCAGTGTTGTCGGTACATTAACCAATAACAAATTTACTACATATCAAAATGTAGTCATATACAGTATCACATGTTTAAAGTACCGGCCATATTATTAGTtaccaaaaataaatgcaagaTAAAAATCTATAACTTTTATATtaatcatattttatatttataaatccaTCAAGgattattacaaatttatttagatattaaagttttcgaaaaatatataaatacaaaattatacccGAATTGCATAGGAGCACCTTAAATTCTAACATCCAGTTGCCTTAGCAACAATGTCCATCATGTCCGCTGTGATCATGCGAGAGTACTTGCCTATAGTTGATTTTATCCTTTTCGCCATCTGCAGTATTGCCTTTCGTATCAAGTGCCGACTCGTcggaattttctttttttgaaaattcactaAGATCACGACGCATCGCATAAGCATCTTCGCCATCGGCATAATATTTCGGTtcgatttcaattattttgaatttcaacgAATCTGTGTAGAGATTTAGGGCGGCGCGGTTGCTTTTACGCACATGCAGCGAAACATATTGCGCATCAAAACACTCAACCATCGCTTGTGAGGCTTGATTCATCAATTTTTGTGCTAAGCCAAGTCGGCGGTAGGACCGTTTTACGGCCAATGATGTAATGTGACCATGCTTACTTTCTTCACCAGGTTCAGGTTCCTCCATTTTGGCCAGCACATAGCCAACGATATTACCTTTATCATCTTCAGCTACATAGCTGAGCTGCGGCCAGGTAAGCCCATGATAAAAGTAATATTTCATTTGGTAGTTTTCAGGCAGGCAGAGCAAGTTACAGTGCTGCATACTCATCAAGTCATCAGGTTTAGCACAGCGGATATTCATGTTGTTGGACTTTCAGTATAAATTCTTAGTAAGAGTTATAGTTATTTGATTAATAGTTATTTTCAACTACTTTGCCTATTTTCGATTATTTGTGAAACTGCTCACAGTTTAGTAATATTAGTCTCGGCGTATTTTTTTCGCTCTTATATGAGGTTGCTGCTCTATAGGTTGTGCCTCATCACCGTTTTCTTGACCCAGTAATTCACGTACAAGTcggaattttgataaaaatgctTTCCAGATCAGGAACcaacctaaaattaaaaaaattataaatatttattagttttacaTGTGTCATATAAACCGatgtcatatttaaaaaaaatgcaaattgttAACGTATCTAATATTCTTTTCTTGAATGCCCTGGGCAATGGTTCAATGTACCACGACAGCTAATAGGGGGTCAAAGTTTGTATTACCAAATTATTTCGATTTATTTGTAGTTTTTCTCACAAA
This window harbors:
- the LOC126762054 gene encoding N-alpha-acetyltransferase daf-31, which codes for MNIRCAKPDDLMSMQHCNLLCLPENYQMKYYFYHGLTWPQLSYVAEDDKGNIVGYVLAKMEEPEPGEESKHGHITSLAVKRSYRRLGLAQKLMNQASQAMVECFDAQYVSLHVRKSNRAALNLYTDSLKFKIIEIEPKYYADGEDAYAMRRDLSEFSKKENSDESALDTKGNTADGEKDKINYRQVLSHDHSGHDGHCC